The Kwoniella dendrophila CBS 6074 chromosome 3, complete sequence genome contains a region encoding:
- a CDS encoding farnesyl-diphosphate farnesyltransferase, with protein MGALDTIITGVRHPLELRAMVNFAIWQDFRNIKDESEWPTTFYNRETMKKCWEYLDLTSRSFARVIAGLEGDLARTVCIFYVVLRALDTVEDDMTIPNSTKLPLLRAFHEKLYEPGWTFHESHEKDKIVLEEFTNIQHEFSELEPEYQEIIADITKKMGKGMADFAALSTPEQPVAEVDTIEDYDLYCHYVAGVVGEGLSRLFAASGKERDFIKDQLTLSNSMGLLLQKTNIFRDIHEDVLEGRGFWPRAIWSKYGFNSMKELIDPQREKQALWASSEMVLDALRHATDALDYMTLLKCQSVFNFVAIPAVMAIATLERTFMNPKILKGNVKIRKGETVRLILRATNPRDVAYIFRDYSRKIHAKVQKDDPNLLKLSIACAKIDQWAEHHYPSFINISKAGGGGASTAIDQYSNDARAALFLRIAKEAQERAAKEKSERFMADLVARGVIKQRSPEEEAEIKKKYEEMEKRGAPILMIAGVIFGVLALMLAMGGGVVYAILKFYPD; from the exons ATGGGTGCTTTAGATACCATAATCACAG GTGTCAGGCATCCT CTGGAGCTTCGTGCCATGGTAAATTTCGCTATTTGGCAAGATTTTCGAAATATAAAGGATGAATCAGAATGGCCAACTACATTCTACAATCGAGAAACAATGAAAAAGTGCTGGGAGTATTTGGATTTAACTTCAAGAAGTTTTGCACGAGTTATAGCTggattagaaggtgatttagcaAGAACC GTCTGTATATTCTACGTTGTACTTAGAGCTTTAGATACAGTTGAAGATGACATGACAATTCCAAACTCTACGAAATTACCTTTACTGCGAGCATTCCACGAAAAGCTTTATGAACCAGGATGGACTTTCCATGAATCCCACGAAAAGGATAAGATTGTATTAGAAGAGTTCACCAATATCCAACATGAGTTCTCGGAATTGGAACCCGA GTACCAAGAAATCATCGCTGATATTACGAAGAAGATGGGAAAAGGTATGGCAGATTTTGCGGCTTTATCTACACCTGAACAACCAGTCGCGGAAGTAGATACAATTGAAGATTATGATCTATATTGTCATTATGTTGCTGGAGTTGTTGGTGAaggattatcaagattatttgctgcatcaggtaaagaaagagatttcataaaagatcaattaaCATTATCAAACTCAATGGGATTATTATTACAAAAAACAAATATTTTTAGAGATATACATGAAGATGTTCTTGAAGGTAGAGGATTTTGGCCTAGAGCTATATGGTCAAAATATGGTTTTAATTCGATGaaagaattaattgatccacaaagagaaaaacaagcTCTATGGGCTTCATCAGAAATGGTTTTAGATGCTCTAAGACATGCTACAGATGCTTTAGATTATATGACTCTTTTAAAATGTCAATCTGTTTTCAACTTTGTGGCTATTCCCGCTGTAATGGCTATAGCTACTTTAGAAAGAACCTTTATGAATCCTAAAATCTTAAAAGGCAATGTAAAAATcagaaaaggtgaaactgtTAGA CTGATTCTTCGAGCCACCAATCCTCGAGACGTAGCTTACATTTTCAGAGACTATTCTCGAAAGATACATGCCAAAGTACAAAAAGATGATCCTAATTTATTGAAACTTAGTATCGCTTGTGCAAAA ATTGATCAATGGGCAGAACATCATTATCCATCATTTATAAACATTTCCAAAGCCGGTGGAGGAGGAGCCTCCACAGCAATAGATCAATATTCTAATGATGCCAGAGCAGCCTTATTCTTGAGaatagctaaagaagcacAAGAAAGAGcagcaaaagaaaaatctGAAAGATTCATGGCTGATTTAGTTGCCAGAGGTGTAATAAAACAAAgatcacctgaagaagaagctgaaatcaaaaagaaatatgaagaaatggaaaaacgAGGTGCACCAATTTTAATGATTGCAGGTGTCATTTTCGGTGTGTTAGCCTTAATGTTAgctatgggtggtggtgtCGTTTATGCTATTTTGAAATTCTATCCTGAT TAA